In the Syntrophales bacterium genome, one interval contains:
- a CDS encoding tetratricopeptide repeat protein: protein MTGELDRERDGIRILFKTDSTLREFFELYAIEEHASPQPIEKAYTNEVKNSDLYILLLDKQLRVAVEKEFLEARNANLKIFVYIRKRTDKRDENLAEFIGQEAYQFHCGSFNGSIDLCSNIRGDILSDLMRKYSETISVEKENQEYVAISSRKEYFGSSLRYYDYDLLTRISQSDNFKEMDIDQLIILATLRAEETGNLKEALLIYEIILLRDPNNWQAYNNRGLILTEMGHPEDALFSYKRALELNAESHATLYNIGIYYRDKGRYDEAIEYYKKALKIKPDKSSALGHLVGIYFLKEEYQKALVYAEKAYSYEKDEINLSNLCMALGLIGKKEEALIKTDELKGTKYREKIRAYIFHAAGEWENCIKEINTFFELWNFDYDLSLKKVYCLINMDKIEEAIITIKDVEKKYYLHPSDYNNIGWRLYEKRLKLDYSAELFQKAIKGDPNLLAAWKNLQCVFGELEKVEDGLKISDEAIKYFPNDPGIIMNRSKFLFFSGNIRDCASYLIQEFSKMFGGEMPRSQIEEMINQSFFNAGIKDIESFETVFREMVTQSKK from the coding sequence ATGACCGGTGAACTTGACCGTGAAAGAGATGGAATCCGAATTTTATTTAAGACGGATTCAACTTTAAGGGAATTTTTTGAGTTATATGCAATAGAAGAGCATGCTAGTCCCCAACCAATTGAAAAAGCGTATACCAACGAAGTTAAAAATTCAGATTTATACATTTTATTATTGGACAAACAGCTTCGTGTTGCAGTTGAAAAAGAGTTTTTGGAGGCTCGCAACGCAAATCTAAAAATATTTGTTTACATTCGAAAAAGAACAGATAAACGAGATGAAAATTTAGCAGAATTCATAGGGCAAGAAGCTTACCAATTCCACTGTGGATCATTTAACGGGTCTATAGATTTATGCTCCAATATTAGGGGGGATATTCTATCAGACTTGATGCGAAAATATTCCGAAACAATAAGTGTAGAAAAGGAAAATCAAGAATATGTGGCTATTTCCTCGCGCAAGGAATATTTTGGAAGCAGTTTACGATATTATGACTATGACCTTTTAACGCGCATTTCACAAAGTGACAATTTTAAAGAAATGGACATAGACCAGTTAATTATACTCGCTACACTAAGAGCAGAGGAAACTGGAAATTTAAAGGAAGCCCTTCTAATATACGAAATAATCCTTTTAAGAGATCCAAACAATTGGCAAGCATACAATAACAGGGGCCTTATTTTGACTGAAATGGGGCATCCAGAGGATGCTCTTTTTAGTTACAAGAGAGCCCTAGAATTAAATGCCGAATCTCATGCAACACTTTATAACATTGGAATTTATTATCGGGATAAAGGTAGATACGACGAAGCTATTGAGTATTATAAAAAAGCTCTAAAAATCAAGCCGGATAAGTCCTCTGCTTTGGGGCATTTAGTAGGGATTTACTTTTTAAAAGAGGAATATCAAAAGGCACTTGTATACGCGGAAAAAGCTTACTCCTATGAAAAAGATGAAATTAATTTATCAAATCTTTGCATGGCACTTGGGTTAATAGGGAAAAAGGAAGAAGCATTAATAAAAACTGACGAGCTGAAAGGCACCAAATATCGTGAAAAAATTAGAGCATACATTTTCCATGCTGCCGGAGAATGGGAAAATTGCATAAAGGAAATAAACACATTTTTTGAATTGTGGAATTTTGATTATGATCTGTCCCTCAAAAAGGTGTATTGTTTAATAAACATGGACAAGATTGAAGAGGCAATAATCACCATAAAGGATGTAGAAAAGAAATATTATTTGCACCCATCCGATTACAACAACATCGGCTGGAGGCTTTATGAAAAAAGGTTGAAATTAGATTATTCAGCAGAACTTTTTCAAAAAGCTATAAAGGGCGATCCGAATTTACTTGCAGCTTGGAAAAATCTTCAGTGTGTTTTTGGAGAATTAGAAAAAGTTGAGGATGGACTTAAAATATCGGATGAAGCGATAAAATATTTTCCCAATGATCCTGGAATAATAATGAACAGGTCAAAGTTTCTATTTTTCTCTGGAAATATCCGTGATTGCGCTAGCTACCTAATTCAAGAGTTTTCAAAGATGTTTGGTGGTGAAATGCCGAGATCTCAAATCGAAGAAATGATAAACCAATCATTCTTTAATGCTGGAATAAAGGATATTGAATCCTTTGAAACGGTCTTTAGAGAGATGGTTACACAGTCTAAAAAATAA